A region from the Campylobacter subantarcticus LMG 24377 genome encodes:
- a CDS encoding bifunctional 2-C-methyl-D-erythritol 4-phosphate cytidylyltransferase/2-C-methyl-D-erythritol 2,4-cyclodiphosphate synthase, which produces MLDISLIMLSAGESSRFNAPVKKQFLRLGDQPLWLYATKNLSSFYPFKQIVVTSGNIFHMKKFAPEYHFVQGGSTRAQSLLNALSTVESEYVLVSDVARVLISKNLFNNIVENYDKADCITPVLKVSDTTIYAQEAIDRDKIKLIQTPQLSRTSMLKKALEQNANFTDDSTAIQAIGGKIWYVQGDELAKKITFKEDLKSFNLPTPSWEIFSGNGFDVHEFGEERPLLLGGVKVHESMGLKAHSDGDVLAHALVDALLGAAGLGDIGELFPDNDMQYKNADSMLLLQKAYVLVQNYGFELVNADITIIAQTPKMKEFKEAIAFNIAKTLKTTPNKINIKATTTEHLGFVGRKEGIAVLASANLKYFDWMKL; this is translated from the coding sequence ATGCTAGATATTTCCTTGATTATGCTGTCAGCTGGGGAGTCTTCAAGGTTTAACGCTCCAGTAAAAAAACAATTTTTAAGGCTAGGCGATCAACCCTTATGGCTTTATGCAACTAAAAATTTAAGCTCTTTTTACCCGTTTAAACAAATAGTTGTTACTTCTGGTAATATTTTCCACATGAAAAAATTTGCTCCTGAATATCATTTTGTTCAAGGTGGCTCCACAAGAGCTCAATCTTTACTTAATGCTTTAAGTACGGTTGAAAGCGAGTATGTTTTAGTTAGCGATGTTGCAAGGGTTTTGATTTCTAAAAATCTTTTTAACAATATCGTAGAAAATTATGACAAAGCAGATTGTATCACACCTGTGCTAAAAGTAAGCGATACAACAATTTATGCGCAAGAAGCCATTGATAGAGATAAAATCAAGCTCATACAAACCCCGCAACTTTCTCGCACAAGTATGCTTAAAAAAGCTTTGGAGCAAAACGCGAATTTTACTGATGATAGTACCGCAATACAAGCTATTGGCGGTAAAATTTGGTATGTACAAGGAGATGAACTTGCTAAAAAAATCACCTTCAAAGAAGATCTAAAAAGCTTTAATCTTCCCACACCTTCTTGGGAAATTTTCAGCGGAAATGGTTTTGATGTGCATGAATTTGGAGAAGAAAGACCTTTGCTTTTAGGCGGAGTTAAAGTACATGAAAGCATGGGGTTAAAAGCACACTCTGATGGAGATGTGCTAGCCCATGCTTTAGTCGATGCATTATTAGGAGCAGCGGGGCTTGGTGATATAGGAGAGCTTTTCCCAGATAATGATATGCAGTATAAAAACGCTGATTCTATGCTTTTGTTGCAAAAAGCTTATGTTTTGGTGCAAAATTATGGTTTTGAACTTGTAAATGCTGATATTACCATCATCGCTCAAACTCCTAAGATGAAAGAATTTAAAGAAGCCATTGCTTTTAATATCGCCAAAACACTAAAAACCACACCTAACAAAATCAACATCAAAGCTACCACTACAGAACACTTAGGTTTTGTTGGACGCAAAGAAGGGATCGCTGTTTTAGCAAGTGCAAATTTAAAATATTTTGATTGGATGAAATTATGA
- a CDS encoding Mrp/NBP35 family ATP-binding protein, whose product MKDKIEERLRQVIYPGFKKDIVSFGFVKKIEANENQAHIVVEIVSANAQIAQELKLNIANALKDLNLELNLEIIQPKIPEEKSNTRSGKNIAPQIKNFLMVSSGKGGVGKSTTTLNLAISLAKMGKRVGLLDADIYGPNIPRMLGESKSKPEIVGQKIRPILSHGVYMMSMGVLIEEGKGLMWRGSMIMKAIEQLLADVLWPELDVLLLDMPPGTGDAQITLAQSVPVSAGVCVSTPQVVSLDDSKRALDMFEKLHIPVAGIIENMSGFLCPDNGKEYDIFGKGTTEEMAKAYNCDILAQIPIEMSVREGGDSGKPVSFYMPESVSSKRYLQAAEKIWEFIEKVNQEGMVDNSAIQPVMNGKSACSQ is encoded by the coding sequence TTGAAGGATAAAATTGAAGAAAGACTAAGACAGGTTATATATCCAGGATTTAAAAAAGATATTGTTAGTTTTGGTTTTGTAAAAAAGATTGAAGCAAATGAAAATCAAGCACATATTGTAGTGGAGATAGTTTCAGCTAATGCACAAATTGCTCAAGAGCTTAAACTAAATATCGCAAATGCTTTAAAAGATTTGAATTTAGAGCTTAATTTAGAAATCATTCAGCCAAAAATTCCTGAAGAAAAAAGCAACACAAGAAGTGGAAAAAATATCGCCCCACAAATTAAAAACTTCCTTATGGTGTCAAGTGGAAAAGGTGGAGTAGGTAAAAGTACGACAACTTTAAATTTAGCAATTTCTTTGGCAAAAATGGGTAAAAGAGTAGGACTTTTAGATGCAGATATTTATGGACCAAACATACCAAGAATGTTAGGTGAGAGCAAGAGTAAGCCTGAAATTGTAGGGCAAAAGATTCGACCTATTTTATCTCATGGTGTTTATATGATGAGTATGGGTGTATTGATAGAAGAAGGCAAAGGTTTAATGTGGCGTGGTTCTATGATCATGAAAGCGATTGAGCAGCTTTTAGCTGATGTGCTTTGGCCTGAACTTGATGTGTTGTTGCTTGATATGCCTCCTGGAACTGGTGATGCGCAAATTACTTTAGCTCAAAGTGTGCCAGTTAGCGCAGGTGTATGTGTAAGCACTCCTCAAGTGGTATCTTTAGATGATAGTAAAAGAGCTTTGGATATGTTTGAAAAATTACATATTCCTGTTGCGGGTATTATAGAAAATATGAGCGGATTCTTATGTCCTGATAATGGCAAAGAATACGACATCTTTGGAAAGGGTACGACTGAAGAAATGGCAAAAGCTTACAATTGTGATATTTTAGCTCAAATTCCTATCGAGATGAGTGTAAGAGAGGGCGGAGATAGTGGAAAGCCTGTGAGTTTTTATATGCCTGAGAGTGTCAGTTCTAAAAGATATCTACAAGCAGCTGAAAAAATTTGGGAATTTATCGAAAAAGTAAATCAAGAAGGCATGGTGGATAATTCTGCTATTCAACCTGTGATGAATGGTAAAAGTGCGTGTTCGCAATAA
- a CDS encoding Dps family protein: MSVTKRLLQLQADAHSLWIKFHNYHWNVKGLQFFSIHEYTEKAYEEMAELFDDCAERALQLGEKAIVCPSTLLENTKAPKAQKDCFTPVEVLELIREDYKYLLAEFKKLNEEAEKASDTTTAAFAQENIAKYEKVLWMLNSTIQNTCTM, from the coding sequence ATGTCAGTAACAAAACGTTTATTACAATTACAAGCAGATGCGCATAGCTTGTGGATTAAATTTCATAACTATCACTGGAATGTAAAAGGCTTACAGTTCTTTTCTATCCATGAGTATACAGAAAAAGCTTATGAAGAAATGGCAGAACTTTTCGATGATTGTGCTGAAAGAGCTTTACAGCTTGGAGAAAAAGCTATCGTTTGCCCAAGCACTTTACTAGAAAATACAAAAGCACCAAAAGCCCAAAAAGACTGCTTTACCCCTGTAGAAGTACTAGAGCTTATTAGAGAAGACTATAAATATCTTTTAGCTGAATTTAAAAAACTTAACGAAGAAGCTGAAAAAGCAAGCGATACTACAACTGCAGCTTTTGCACAAGAAAATATTGCAAAATATGAAAAAGTTCTTTGGATGCTTAATTCAACTATCCAAAATACTTGCACTATGTAG
- a CDS encoding ATP sulfurylase (sulfate adenylyltransferase), protein MALQRKNSIIISEEEYEVLCFIKEGVFGSFTKLMNQKERDEVIATGMIHKQKIPYTLTFAPASTKENNTALENAKVGDKIDFICNDKPIGHIILESKFENDKNSNDIFRPNACLIQDFGKICISGEFEIYHNNIKAIKEDFEKIKKRLNPSNITAIVSSFDPFHRAHERILRWAIEQSDLVIIFLIESYENNGLSLKLKKRCFDVFAQNYLPSSRVLLIPLHNIKIFASHLNPVLECALAKSFDCNKVFVGQNHAGLGMYFNRNRTFTVLDDFAKDYNIEVTILPEFVFCDECKMVVSTKSCPHGAHHHMKYHGDSLKNLLRLGIIPPAVFIRREISALILSELFPNRFHNKQNIYSNLFPTHGILEYRSDKEFYEQLIKLHQMSYMV, encoded by the coding sequence ATGGCATTACAAAGAAAAAATAGCATTATAATTTCAGAAGAAGAATACGAAGTTTTATGTTTTATCAAAGAAGGAGTTTTTGGTTCTTTTACAAAATTAATGAATCAAAAAGAAAGAGATGAAGTTATAGCCACAGGAATGATACATAAACAAAAAATTCCTTATACTCTTACCTTTGCACCTGCAAGTACAAAAGAAAATAATACTGCTTTAGAAAATGCAAAAGTTGGCGATAAAATAGACTTTATTTGCAATGATAAACCCATAGGACATATCATTTTAGAAAGCAAATTTGAAAATGATAAAAATAGCAATGATATTTTTAGACCTAATGCTTGCTTGATACAAGATTTTGGAAAAATTTGTATAAGTGGTGAATTTGAAATTTATCACAATAATATCAAAGCCATTAAAGAAGATTTTGAAAAAATCAAAAAAAGATTAAATCCTTCTAATATCACAGCCATTGTTTCAAGTTTTGATCCTTTTCATAGAGCACATGAGAGAATTTTAAGATGGGCTATAGAACAATCTGATTTAGTGATTATTTTCCTTATAGAATCCTATGAAAACAATGGATTGAGCTTAAAACTCAAAAAGCGTTGTTTTGATGTTTTTGCGCAAAATTACTTACCATCTTCTAGGGTTTTACTCATACCTTTGCATAATATCAAAATTTTTGCCTCGCATTTAAACCCTGTGCTTGAGTGTGCTTTAGCTAAAAGCTTTGACTGTAACAAGGTTTTTGTAGGGCAAAATCACGCAGGACTTGGAATGTATTTTAATCGAAACAGAACCTTTACCGTGCTTGATGATTTTGCAAAAGATTATAATATAGAAGTTACCATACTTCCTGAATTTGTATTTTGTGATGAATGTAAAATGGTAGTAAGTACCAAATCATGTCCCCATGGAGCTCATCATCATATGAAATACCATGGTGATTCTTTAAAAAATTTACTTAGACTTGGTATCATTCCACCAGCAGTTTTCATAAGAAGAGAAATTTCAGCTTTGATTTTATCTGAGCTTTTCCCAAATCGCTTTCATAATAAACAAAATATCTATAGTAATCTTTTCCCTACACATGGTATTTTAGAGTATCGAAGCGATAAAGAATTTTATGAGCAACTTATAAAACTTCATCAAATGTCATATATGGTGTAA
- a CDS encoding glucose-6-phosphate isomerase, translating to MLNNTLFFQSQDFKKITAYASRINDELESGDVGYYHLVDTSLDLIKESKEYIATKPHINSIVLVGMGGSSCGVKALKELLFDHVEEKKLFIIDNTSSHTFTHTIDMLNPKTTLFIIASKSGTTIEVISLFKLIMAHFDLQKENLHENFVFITDFDSKLHKLGDELNIKCFFIPKNVGGRFSVLSAIGIVPLTFCGYDTKALLEGAKTCYVDFFEKKCDQILQKAYHYCTHKSAHINVLFSYGDAFKGFNEWYIQLIAESLGKKQGFKRIGLTPIALIGARDQHSFLQLIMDGPKDKTVTFLKIKDSQKSPNIPNISFNHLQNCDFTNEVNLHDLLNAQCDATMHALIAENLSVDVIELEKLDAYHCGYLMYYYELFTSACGIMLGINTYDQPGVEVGKLILKNMLSK from the coding sequence ATGCTAAATAATACTTTATTTTTTCAAAGTCAAGATTTTAAAAAAATTACCGCTTATGCTAGTAGAATAAATGATGAGTTAGAAAGTGGCGATGTGGGGTATTATCATCTAGTAGATACAAGCTTGGACTTGATTAAAGAAAGCAAAGAATATATCGCAACCAAACCCCATATAAATAGCATTGTTTTAGTAGGTATGGGCGGATCAAGTTGTGGGGTTAAAGCTTTAAAAGAACTTTTATTTGATCATGTAGAAGAAAAAAAACTTTTTATTATAGACAATACTTCTTCGCACACCTTTACACATACTATAGATATGCTTAATCCTAAAACTACGCTTTTTATCATTGCAAGTAAATCAGGTACAACTATAGAAGTAATTTCTTTATTTAAGCTTATCATGGCACATTTTGACTTGCAAAAGGAAAATTTACACGAAAACTTTGTATTTATCACAGATTTTGACTCCAAACTTCATAAGTTAGGTGATGAGTTAAACATAAAATGCTTTTTCATACCTAAAAATGTAGGGGGTAGATTTAGTGTTTTATCTGCGATTGGTATTGTTCCTTTGACTTTTTGCGGTTATGACACCAAAGCCTTGCTAGAGGGTGCAAAAACTTGCTATGTAGATTTTTTTGAAAAAAAATGTGATCAAATTTTACAAAAGGCTTATCATTACTGTACTCACAAAAGTGCGCATATTAATGTGCTTTTTTCCTATGGCGATGCATTTAAAGGTTTTAATGAATGGTATATTCAACTCATTGCTGAAAGTTTAGGTAAAAAACAAGGCTTTAAACGCATAGGATTAACTCCTATTGCTTTAATTGGCGCTAGAGATCAGCACAGTTTTTTACAACTAATCATGGATGGACCTAAAGACAAAACTGTTACTTTTTTAAAAATCAAAGACAGTCAAAAATCACCCAATATCCCAAATATCAGTTTTAATCATTTACAAAATTGTGACTTCACTAATGAAGTTAACCTGCATGATCTTTTAAATGCTCAATGTGATGCAACCATGCATGCTTTGATTGCTGAAAATTTAAGTGTAGATGTAATAGAACTTGAAAAACTAGATGCATATCACTGTGGATATTTGATGTATTATTATGAACTATTTACCTCAGCTTGTGGCATTATGCTAGGGATAAACACCTATGATCAACCTGGTGTTGAAGTAGGAAAATTAATCCTCAAAAATATGCTTAGTAAATAA
- a CDS encoding response regulator transcription factor: protein MKVLIVENEFYLAQSIGSKLNSIGYECDIIANVNELSHRDYEVILLSTSMNNFEHIIEIFKHKIIILLISYISSDTVLAPLKAGASDYIQKPFMIEELVRKIKHFQEFKKINILNHTYQSYLKHKFETAKLPIFDYKKIKLPLIIKANNQIFADHFVFNYTNEHNIANVYIDLSHQQNLDKIFKDNSLHYLVNFQTLKPLEKEKVLNLALKKAVIIHTSTNVEHNDFQILELGEDEKNFESNGILTIDDYVKHIIISYQNIFPDTDLSKKLGISRKSLWEKRKKYGITKKK from the coding sequence ATGAAAGTTTTAATAGTAGAAAATGAATTTTATTTGGCGCAAAGCATAGGTTCAAAGCTTAATTCTATAGGCTATGAATGTGACATTATCGCAAATGTAAATGAACTTTCCCACCGTGATTATGAGGTTATTTTACTTTCAACAAGTATGAATAATTTTGAGCATATTATCGAGATTTTTAAGCACAAAATCATCATTTTACTAATATCCTACATCAGTTCAGATACCGTTTTAGCACCGCTAAAAGCTGGTGCAAGTGACTACATACAAAAGCCTTTTATGATAGAAGAACTCGTGCGTAAAATCAAGCATTTTCAAGAATTTAAAAAAATAAATATCTTAAACCACACCTATCAGTCATATTTAAAACATAAATTTGAAACTGCAAAATTACCTATTTTTGATTATAAAAAAATCAAACTTCCTTTGATCATAAAAGCTAACAATCAAATTTTTGCAGACCATTTTGTGTTTAACTATACCAACGAACATAATATCGCAAATGTCTACATCGACCTTTCACACCAACAAAATTTAGATAAAATTTTCAAAGACAATTCTTTGCATTATCTTGTAAATTTTCAAACCCTCAAACCTTTGGAAAAAGAAAAGGTGTTAAACCTTGCTTTAAAAAAAGCTGTTATTATACATACAAGTACAAATGTCGAACATAATGATTTTCAAATTTTAGAATTAGGTGAAGATGAAAAAAACTTTGAAAGCAATGGAATTTTAACTATTGATGATTATGTTAAGCATATTATCATTAGCTATCAAAACATTTTCCCTGATACTGATTTATCTAAAAAGTTAGGAATTTCTAGAAAATCTTTATGGGAAAAAAGGAAAAAATATGGCATTACAAAGAAAAAATAG
- the galU gene encoding UTP--glucose-1-phosphate uridylyltransferase GalU — MLQTCIFPAAGYGTRFLPATKTLPKEMLPILTKPLIHYGVDEALEAGMETMGFVTGRGKRALEDYFDISYELEHQIAGTKKEYLLSEIRKLIDRCTFTFTRQNEMKGLGDAVLKAKPLVQDEAFGVILADDLCVNENGVNVLAQMVKIYEKYRCSVVAVMEVEPDQVSNYGVIAGNAVEEDLIMVNSMVEKPDPKDAPSNLAIIGRYILTPDIFGILENTKAGKNGEIQITDALLSQATNNMVLAYKFKGKRFDCGSVEGFVEATNYFYEKSKNAK; from the coding sequence ATGCTTCAAACTTGTATTTTTCCTGCGGCAGGCTATGGTACTAGATTTTTACCTGCGACCAAAACCCTACCTAAAGAAATGCTGCCTATACTAACTAAACCCTTGATTCACTATGGAGTAGATGAGGCTTTAGAAGCAGGTATGGAAACCATGGGCTTTGTAACGGGGCGTGGAAAAAGAGCTTTGGAGGATTATTTTGATATTTCTTATGAACTTGAACACCAAATCGCAGGTACTAAAAAAGAATACCTTTTAAGCGAGATTAGAAAGCTTATTGATCGTTGTACTTTTACTTTTACAAGACAAAATGAAATGAAAGGCTTAGGAGATGCGGTTTTAAAAGCAAAACCTTTAGTGCAAGATGAAGCTTTTGGAGTGATTTTAGCTGATGATTTATGTGTCAATGAAAACGGAGTTAATGTTTTAGCCCAAATGGTCAAAATTTATGAAAAATATCGTTGCTCTGTTGTGGCTGTGATGGAAGTTGAACCTGATCAAGTTTCAAACTATGGTGTGATCGCTGGAAATGCTGTGGAAGAGGATTTAATCATGGTAAATTCTATGGTAGAAAAACCTGATCCAAAAGATGCGCCAAGTAATTTAGCGATCATAGGAAGATATATCTTAACACCCGATATTTTTGGTATTTTAGAAAACACCAAAGCAGGCAAAAATGGTGAAATACAAATTACCGATGCCTTGCTTTCACAAGCAACTAATAATATGGTTTTAGCTTATAAATTCAAAGGCAAAAGATTTGATTGTGGGAGCGTAGAAGGCTTTGTAGAAGCGACAAATTATTTTTATGAGAAAAGCAAAAATGCTAAATAA
- a CDS encoding NINE protein, with amino-acid sequence MPKEYGSFRKRISRGYKYSDPIMSNEDLKKKLETLSSDKLDKVYTRLQYTKLKNPTLVFWVYNFLLGGFGVARFYIGQIGWGIFRLVLTLLAMIIGFIADSSYDSF; translated from the coding sequence TTGCCAAAAGAATACGGGTCTTTTAGGAAAAGAATAAGTCGAGGATATAAATATTCTGATCCTATTATGTCAAATGAAGATTTAAAAAAGAAACTTGAAACTTTAAGTTCTGATAAGTTGGATAAAGTATATACAAGACTTCAATATACCAAGCTCAAAAACCCAACTCTAGTCTTTTGGGTTTATAATTTTTTATTAGGTGGTTTTGGTGTTGCAAGATTTTATATAGGTCAAATTGGATGGGGAATTTTTAGATTAGTCTTAACTTTACTTGCTATGATAATTGGCTTTATTGCTGATTCCTCATATGATTCATTTTAG
- a CDS encoding IMPACT family protein encodes MKTIDQIYQAKIEIKKSTFLSFLCPFEDFQALMQRLRSEHLKAVHFVYAYRYLNELGQIVEDKSDDGEPKGTSAMPCLNVLRGALLVNCAVIVVRYFGGIKLGTGGLVRAYSDAANEAILEANLLEFESKNILNLSIPFYFYARFEHFLNKNNISCKKTFLENVELSVSVNAKEEEEFKKFAKEFEFGGLVWK; translated from the coding sequence ATGAAAACAATTGATCAGATTTATCAAGCAAAAATAGAAATCAAAAAATCGACTTTTTTATCTTTTTTATGTCCTTTTGAAGATTTTCAAGCATTAATGCAAAGACTAAGAAGCGAACATTTAAAAGCTGTGCATTTTGTATATGCTTATAGGTATTTAAATGAGTTGGGTCAAATTGTAGAAGATAAAAGCGATGATGGGGAGCCAAAGGGAACTTCTGCGATGCCTTGTTTAAATGTTTTAAGAGGGGCTTTGTTGGTCAATTGTGCAGTGATTGTGGTGCGTTATTTTGGTGGGATAAAACTTGGCACAGGCGGACTTGTTAGAGCTTACAGCGATGCGGCAAATGAAGCGATTTTAGAAGCCAATCTTTTAGAGTTTGAAAGCAAAAATATTTTAAATTTGAGTATCCCTTTTTATTTTTATGCACGATTTGAGCATTTTTTAAACAAAAATAATATCTCTTGTAAAAAGACGTTTTTAGAAAATGTCGAACTTAGCGTAAGTGTCAACGCTAAAGAAGAAGAAGAATTTAAAAAATTTGCAAAAGAATTTGAATTTGGTGGACTTGTTTGGAAGTAA
- a CDS encoding 2,3,4,5-tetrahydropyridine-2-carboxylate N-succinyltransferase has protein sequence MAIESKEEFLNLIKQIEQRINYKKPKAFGIARLDLSQVDPSKKLQASFGVINFEQNYAAAAVMFEAFFRRGVDVDFNESEFVATLIKEDLEFALECFAPFLQEAGHKNIEVIQAVKENFRESAFSFVCIFEDEAPKSLESVYLKLYLLSNKKVPLRSLNLTGAFGILPNVAWSDNKAIDLDFLRENEIDLKMSGRYPRIDYVDKFPRFLAHVIPEDNTRILESSKVRMGAVLAAGTTIMPGAAYVNFNAGTTGACMVEGRISSSAIVGEGSDVGGGASILGVLSGTSGNAISIGKACLLGANSVTGIPLGDNCIVDAGIAVLEGTKFALKNKEELQKINPDFKFDKDIYKGLELAGLNGLHFRQDSQSGVMIVALNKKAVKLNEDLH, from the coding sequence ATGGCAATAGAAAGCAAAGAGGAATTTTTAAATTTAATTAAACAAATTGAACAAAGAATCAACTATAAAAAACCTAAAGCTTTTGGGATAGCTAGACTTGATCTAAGTCAAGTAGATCCTAGTAAAAAACTGCAGGCTAGTTTTGGTGTGATCAATTTTGAGCAAAATTACGCAGCCGCAGCGGTGATGTTTGAGGCATTTTTTAGAAGAGGGGTTGATGTTGATTTTAATGAAAGTGAATTTGTAGCTACTTTGATCAAAGAGGATTTGGAATTTGCTTTAGAATGTTTTGCACCATTTTTACAAGAAGCAGGTCATAAAAACATAGAAGTAATCCAAGCTGTAAAAGAAAATTTTAGAGAAAGTGCTTTCTCTTTTGTTTGTATTTTTGAAGATGAGGCACCAAAAAGCTTAGAAAGTGTGTATTTAAAACTTTACTTGCTTTCAAATAAAAAAGTACCTTTGAGAAGTTTAAATTTAACAGGCGCTTTTGGAATTTTACCTAATGTTGCATGGAGCGATAACAAGGCGATTGATTTAGACTTTTTAAGAGAAAATGAAATCGATTTGAAAATGAGTGGAAGATATCCAAGGATTGATTATGTAGATAAATTCCCAAGATTTTTAGCACATGTAATTCCTGAAGATAATACTAGAATTTTAGAAAGTTCTAAAGTAAGAATGGGTGCGGTTTTAGCTGCGGGTACTACTATAATGCCAGGAGCTGCTTATGTGAATTTTAATGCAGGCACAACGGGTGCTTGTATGGTGGAGGGGCGTATTAGTTCTTCTGCTATTGTGGGCGAGGGCAGTGATGTAGGAGGCGGTGCTTCTATATTGGGTGTTTTAAGTGGTACTAGTGGTAATGCCATTAGCATTGGTAAGGCTTGCCTTTTGGGTGCAAATTCAGTTACGGGAATTCCTTTAGGGGACAATTGTATTGTTGATGCGGGCATTGCTGTTTTAGAAGGGACTAAATTTGCTTTAAAAAATAAAGAAGAGCTCCAAAAAATCAATCCTGATTTTAAATTCGACAAAGATATATACAAAGGCTTAGAGCTAGCAGGCTTAAACGGTTTGCATTTTAGACAAGATTCGCAAAGTGGAGTGATGATAGTTGCTTTAAACAAAAAAGCAGTGAAACTTAATGAAGATTTGCATTAA
- a CDS encoding ABC-F family ATP-binding cassette domain-containing protein — MVEVKNLTMRFANQLLFEDVNLKLNRGERYGLIGANGAGKSTFLKILSGEIESSSGEICIDPNLKIAVLGQDQFAFENYTIKDAVMCANKRLYDALKEKEKLYMSEEFTDEINDRLSELEIITAEEDPNYDCELRCEKILSSLNIKDFNALMSTLQSADKFKVLLAQVLFLGADVLFLDEPTNNLDLEAISWLENELLRHEGTLVVISHDRHFLNKVCTRILDVDFKQIRDFAGNYDDWYMASTLLAKQAELKRDKTLKEREELENFIRRFSANASKAKQATSRAKALEKLELEEIKTSSRRDPSIVFRTNREIGNEVLELKGISKAYDKTLFENLELKLEKGDKIALIGANGVGKSTLAKIIASKLEPDSGHIHLGATIEMGYFSQDTTNLINEDLKLYEWLMSEKFKDLDEIRKCLGRMLFSGSDQEKMASSLSGGEKHRLMLSKLMLERGNFLLLDEPDNHLDLESIIALGEALYNFKGCVICISHDRELISAFANRIWFLEDGKLIDFKGSYDEFLGGLE, encoded by the coding sequence ATGGTAGAAGTAAAAAATCTCACTATGCGTTTTGCAAATCAGCTTTTATTTGAAGATGTAAATTTAAAATTAAACCGTGGTGAAAGATATGGCCTTATAGGCGCAAATGGTGCAGGAAAATCAACCTTTTTAAAAATTCTCTCAGGTGAAATAGAATCAAGTAGCGGTGAAATTTGCATAGATCCAAATTTAAAAATCGCAGTGTTAGGACAAGATCAATTTGCTTTTGAAAACTACACTATCAAAGATGCGGTAATGTGTGCAAATAAAAGATTATATGATGCACTAAAAGAAAAAGAAAAACTTTATATGAGTGAAGAATTTACCGATGAAATCAATGATAGATTAAGCGAGCTTGAAATCATAACAGCAGAAGAAGATCCAAACTATGATTGCGAACTTAGATGTGAAAAAATTCTTAGCTCTTTAAATATTAAAGATTTTAATGCTCTCATGAGTACTTTACAAAGTGCGGATAAATTTAAAGTTTTATTAGCTCAAGTATTATTTTTAGGTGCTGATGTATTATTTTTAGATGAACCTACAAACAACCTTGACTTAGAAGCTATTTCTTGGCTTGAAAATGAACTTTTAAGACATGAGGGAACTTTAGTAGTAATTAGCCATGATAGACATTTTCTAAATAAAGTTTGTACAAGAATTTTAGATGTGGATTTTAAACAAATACGCGATTTTGCTGGAAATTATGATGATTGGTATATGGCTTCAACCTTGCTTGCTAAACAAGCTGAACTCAAACGCGATAAAACCTTAAAAGAAAGAGAAGAATTAGAAAATTTCATACGCCGTTTTAGTGCTAATGCTTCAAAAGCCAAACAAGCTACAAGTAGAGCTAAAGCTTTAGAAAAACTTGAGCTTGAAGAGATTAAAACTTCAAGTAGGCGTGATCCTAGTATAGTTTTTAGAACAAATAGAGAAATAGGAAATGAAGTTTTAGAATTAAAAGGTATTAGCAAAGCTTATGATAAAACTTTATTTGAGAATTTAGAATTAAAATTAGAAAAAGGTGATAAAATCGCCCTAATTGGTGCAAATGGTGTTGGAAAAAGTACTTTAGCTAAAATCATCGCCTCAAAATTAGAACCTGATAGCGGTCATATTCACCTTGGTGCTACTATAGAAATGGGGTATTTCTCACAAGATACAACCAACTTAATCAATGAAGATTTGAAACTTTATGAATGGCTGATGAGTGAAAAATTCAAAGATTTAGACGAAATTCGCAAATGTCTTGGTAGAATGCTATTTAGTGGAAGCGATCAAGAAAAAATGGCTTCTAGTTTAAGCGGGGGTGAAAAACATCGCTTAATGCTTTCAAAACTAATGCTAGAACGCGGAAATTTCTTGCTTTTAGATGAACCAGATAACCATTTAGATCTTGAAAGTATCATCGCATTAGGAGAGGCTTTATACAACTTTAAAGGTTGTGTAATATGCATAAGCCACGATAGAGAGTTAATTAGTGCCTTTGCAAATCGCATATGGTTTTTAGAAGATGGAAAACTAATCGATTTTAAAGGAAGTTATGACGAATTTTTAGGAGGTTTAGAATGA